The following is a genomic window from Janibacter sp. DB-40.
CCGGCGTCGGCGAGAGAGTTGTGCAGCCGGGTCAGCATGTCCTCCAGCCAGAGGGACTCGCTCGCCCAGTGGCCTGCGTCGACGAGGAAGGGGGTGCCTGTGGCGGCCCGTGCCTCCTCCCGGGACTCGAGGGCCGGGTGGTGTCGCAGGTCGGCGGTGACGTAGACGTCGGCGCCCGCCGCGCGGGCGGCGTCGAGGAGGCCGTCCCCGGCCCCTCCGAGCAGCGCGACGCGTCGCACCCGGCCGTCGGGCGGCCCGGAGACACGGATGCCACCCGGTGCGGGCGGCAGCGCCCCCGCGAGCCGCTCGGCGAAGTCGGCGAGGGTGACCTCCTCGGCCAGGTACCCGACCCGGCCCATCGCGGTGCCCTCCTCCAGGGAGAGCGGCTCCGTCGCCGTCAGCCCGCAGGCCTGCGCGAGGGCGGTGTTGACGCCGGGCTCGGCGACGTCGGCGTTGGTGTGGGCCACGTACAGGGCGATGTCGGAGACCACGAGGGAGGTGACGCTCGCTCCCTTCGCGCTCGTCGTGGCGACCGAGTGCACACCCCGCAGCAGCAGGGGGTGGTGGGTGATGAGCAGGTCCGCGCCCGCGTCGCGGGCCTCCTCGATGACCTCGAGGGTGGGGTCGACCGCGGCATGCACCCGGCGCACGGGCTGATCCGGGTCGCCGGTGACGAGACCCACCTGGTCCCAGGACTGGGCGGAGTCGCCGGGGTACATGTCCTCGAGGACGGTCAGCACGTCACGCAGACGGATGGTGCTCATGTGGGCCCGGCCGGGCTCGAACCGACGACACCCGCGGTGTAAACGCGGTGCTCTACCAACTGAGCTACAGGCCCCGGGCGCGCGGTGCGCCGCGCGGTCATTGTGACAGGACGACGCTCCGGGGTCAGGACCGGCGCGCGTCCTCGATGAGGTTGATCTCGTAGAGGACCAGGTCGAGGGCGTCCGCGGCGGTGATCGGCGAGAAGCGCTGGGGCGTCTCGGCGGTCACGGTGCTCACCAGCGGGCTGAGCACCGTCCACGGCGTCGGGTGGCTGAACTGCACGACCGAGTAGCGGTCGCCCCCCTGCCCCGGGGCCGCGACGACCCGGTGGATGCCCGGCTCGATGAGGCCGTTGGTCACGGTCTCGAGCATGAGGCCGGTGTTGATGATGGCACCGCCCTCGGGCGCGACGGCGTCGATCCACTCGTCGCTGTCCTTCAGCCGCACCTGCAGACCGGCGGCGGTCGCCCGCGGCAGGGCGGTGATGAGGTTGATGTCGGCGTGCTCGGCCGCCCACACGTGCGGGGCGTCCGGCGCGGACTGCATCGGCGGGTAGTGGATCGCCCGGGAGAGGGTCGGTCCGTCCACGAGCATCGTCTCGAAGTAGTCGGGGTGGGCGCCCACGCCGGTGGCGATGATGCGCAGCACCCGGCGCTGGAGGTCGGCGACGGCCTCGTGGAAGGTCGTCAGCGTCTCGGTGATGCCCGGCACGGCCGACTCGGGCAGGACCGGGTCGTGGTAGCGGTGCGGGTAGCGGGTGCGAAGGGGGTGCCCCTCCGGGATCGCCGGGCCCCAGTTGAGCATCTCCTTCCAGTCCGCGACGTCGGAGGTGGCCGCGGTCTCGACGAGCAGGTCGGTGTAGCCGGTCTGGCCGTGGGTCCCCGGGGCGACGAACTGCTGCTTGACCTCGCGCTCGGCGGTGAAGAACTCCTCGAGCATCCCGTAGGCGGTGTCGATGAGGTCGTCGGACACGTCGTGCCGCACGTAGACGAAGCCGGTGTCCAGGGAGCTCATCAGGCCGTCGACGACTGCCCGTGCGCGCTCACCGTCCCCCGACTCGAAGGCCAGCAGGTCCACCTCGAGGATGTCGTCGCTCATGGTGGCGGAGACTACCGGGTGCCACCCGCGGCAGCGGCATCCTGCAACGCCGCCATGGCCCGCTCGTAGCCACTGAACTCACGACGCTCCCCCGCAGGGTTGACCAGTCGCCAGGCGACCCGTCCGTCGCGGCCGACGAGGAAGGTCCCTCGCCGGGCCATGCCGGCGCCCGCGTCGAAGACGCCGTAGGCGGTGGCAACGGCGCCGTGCGGCCAGAAGTCGGAGAGCAGGGGGAAGAAGTACCCCTCGCGATCCGCCCACGCCCGCAGGCTGAACATCGGGTCGCAGGAGATGGCCACCGTGGTCAC
Proteins encoded in this region:
- a CDS encoding Nif3-like dinuclear metal center hexameric protein, which gives rise to MSTIRLRDVLTVLEDMYPGDSAQSWDQVGLVTGDPDQPVRRVHAAVDPTLEVIEEARDAGADLLITHHPLLLRGVHSVATTSAKGASVTSLVVSDIALYVAHTNADVAEPGVNTALAQACGLTATEPLSLEEGTAMGRVGYLAEEVTLADFAERLAGALPPAPGGIRVSGPPDGRVRRVALLGGAGDGLLDAARAAGADVYVTADLRHHPALESREEARAATGTPFLVDAGHWASESLWLEDMLTRLHNSLADAGADVVGWETHVSTICTDPWTFTVGAQTAQGDPQ
- a CDS encoding peroxiredoxin; translated protein: MSQQPLSVGDIAPDFTLRDQNGADVTLAELTRDRAVLLVFYPFAFSGVCTSELREIRDDLGRFESPDVTTVAISCDPMFSLRAWADREGYFFPLLSDFWPHGAVATAYGVFDAGAGMARRGTFLVGRDGRVAWRLVNPAGERREFSGYERAMAALQDAAAAGGTR
- a CDS encoding 2-oxoglutarate and iron-dependent oxygenase domain-containing protein — encoded protein: MSDDILEVDLLAFESGDGERARAVVDGLMSSLDTGFVYVRHDVSDDLIDTAYGMLEEFFTAEREVKQQFVAPGTHGQTGYTDLLVETAATSDVADWKEMLNWGPAIPEGHPLRTRYPHRYHDPVLPESAVPGITETLTTFHEAVADLQRRVLRIIATGVGAHPDYFETMLVDGPTLSRAIHYPPMQSAPDAPHVWAAEHADINLITALPRATAAGLQVRLKDSDEWIDAVAPEGGAIINTGLMLETVTNGLIEPGIHRVVAAPGQGGDRYSVVQFSHPTPWTVLSPLVSTVTAETPQRFSPITAADALDLVLYEINLIEDARRS